The Halorussus rarus genome includes the window GGCGTCGACACCATCGATTTCGAGGGCGAGTTCTTCGACGTGCCGGGGCCCCACGGCTGCGAGCCCTCGCCCCAGCGAACGCCGGTGCTCTACCAGGCGGGGTCGTCGGACCGAGGCCGAGCGTTCGCCGCCGACAACGCCGAGGCCGTCTTCGTCAGCCAGCCGACCGAGCAGGGAGTTCGAGATTACATCGAGGACATGCGCGAGCGCGCCGCCGACCGGGGCCGGGACCCCGACGACCTCCGCTTCTTCCCGGGCATCGTGCCCGTCGTCGGCGAGACCGAGGAGATCGCCCGCGAGAAGTACGAGGCGTACGCCGCGAACGTCGACACCGAGGCGACCCTCGCGCTGCTGTCGGGGTTCATCGACCTCGACTTCTCGGAGCTCGACCCCGACCAGAACGTCGAGCACATCGAGACCGACGCCATCCAGGGCGCCATCAACGCCTTCACCAAGAACGACCCCGACCGCGACTGGACCGTCGCGGAGGTCGCCGAGTTCGCGGGCCTCGGCACCACCTCGCCCGTCGTCGCGGGCTCCCCCGAGCAGGTCGCCGACGAACTCCAGCACTGGTACGAGGACGTTGGCGTCGACGGCTTCAACGTGAAGGAGGTCGTCCGCCCCGGCACACTCCGGGACTTCGTCGACATGGTGGTGCCCGAACTCCGCGAGCGCGGCCTCGTCCGCGAGCGCTACGAGGGCGAGACGCTCCGGGAGAACCTGTTCGAGGAGGCGGGCCGGACGAAGCTGGCCGACGACCATCCGGCGCGGAAGCACTGACTCGACCGCCAGAACTCGCGTTCGGAGTCGGACGCGGTCGCGTCAGTACCGGTAGAGCGAGGTGACGTACGGGAGCTTGTTGTACATCACGATCGCCAGCGGGAGTCCGACGACGGTGAGCGAGACGAGGTACGCCGCGCCCATCCAGACTCCGCTGGCCCACCAGCCGACGAAGACGAAGTAGGCCGCCCGGACGACGAGACTCGGCTGGTCGGAGCCCGCTCGGCGGTCGACGAGGCCCGAGTTCGCCTCGGCCTTGAGCGTCAGCACCTTCGGGACCTTGTTTATCATCTTGATGCCGAGCGGCAGGCCGACGACGCTCAGGTTCAGGAGCCACGCGACCGAGAGCCAGAGGCCGGTCGCCCACCAGCCGACGAAGACGTACCACGCGGCCCGGACGACCAGCGAGCGTTCCCGGGTTCCGTGTTGTTGGTTCTGTGTTGCCATCTACCATTTGGCGTGGTCCGCCGCAGCGACATAACCTTTCGCGTGTGGTTCTTCCGCGATGTACTCGGGGGAGACGGTCAATGAAATCAGTTCGGAATCCGAGTCGTCCAGGAACCGTACCGGTAATATCGATCGGTGATAGCAATCTTTAATTATCGCTAATCACGCATTTGCCACGACATGGCAACCACGTCACGAGGCTTCGTCAGCGGCATGGCGAACAGGGCGAACCCCGCGTTCGCGGCGGGGGTCGTCGCTGTCCCGGTGGTCGCGCTGCTCTACGCGGTCACGGTCGGCCCGCTCCGGCAACTCACGTACGTCCACGTCATGGCCGGCGTGCTCTGGACCGGCATCGACCTCTTCATGGGGCTGGTGCTCGGCCCGGTGCTCGGCGGCCTCGACGACGACCAGAAGGCGGCGGTGTTCCGCCGGCTCACCCCGAAGACGACGTTCCTGATGCCGTCGCTCGCGCTGGTCACCGTCTTCGGCGGCGTCTCGCTCGCACGGCGGCTCGGGAAGTTTCCCCACGCCGACCCGTGGATCGCGCTGATGAGCACCGCCATCGCGCTCCCGGTGATTCTGCTCGTCGCCTGGCAGTTCGGCGCGCTGACCGACCGGCGGACCCTCGCCGTCTTCGGCGTCGTCGGCGTCGGCCACGCGGCGTGGCTCGCCCAGACGCTGCCCGAGTTCGCGATGACGTCACACGAGATAGCGGCCGCGCTCGGCATCGTCACGATGCTCTCGATCCTGGGCTTCGGCGTGCTGCTGCCGGGCGAGCTCCGGATGTACCGCGAGATGACCTCGGCCGACCCCGACGAGGCGCTCATCGGCGCCATCGGGATGCGCAACGCGAAGCTGTCGGCCGTGCAGGGCGCGCTCCAGCTGGCCATCATCTTCGTGATGGTGTACGTCCGGTTCTGAGCGGCGCCCGGCCGATTCTGAGCGACGTACCTCCGGTCGGGCGGGAAGGCTGAAACGCCCCTTTCACTCTCGGGAAGATACTCAACCCCGGCAGTCCACTCCTCGCGCATGGACCGCCGCTCCCTCCAACCGAACGCGAATCGCCGCCGCCTCCTCTCGACGCTCGCCGGCGCCGGCGCCGCGGGGCTCGCCGGGTGCCTCTCGGCCGACTCCGCGCCCTCCGCCGCGACTGGGCCGGACCCCGCGAACAGCCCCGAACTGAGCGGACCCGACGACGGAGCACTGCCCGACGTGGACGCGCCGACCGACGAGTACGTCGCCGGCAACACCGACTTCGGCTTCGCGCTGCTCGACCGCCTCGCCGACGACGCCCCGAACGAGAACCGGTTCGTCTCCCCGTACAGCATCGGCGTCGCGCTCGCCATGACCTACGCCGGCGCCCGGGGCGGGACCCGGAGGGAGATGGCCGAGACGATGCGGTTCCGGCCGACGGGCGAGGTGCTCCACGAGTCCGTCGCCGCGCTCCGCGCGGACCTCCCGCTCGGCGACGAGGAGTCGTCCGAATCGGAGCAGACCACCGCAGGGTCGCAGAGCGACGACGGCGCGCCCTTCCGCCTCCGGGGCGCGAACGCGCTCTGGGGGCAGGCTGACTACCCGTTCCGCGAGGAGTTCCTGACGACCCTGGAGCGGTACTACGGCGCGGGCCTCGGTCGGGTCGACTTCCGGAAGAATCCCGGGGAGGCCCGGAAGGCAATCAACGGCTGGGTCGCCGACCGGACGGAAGAGCGGATACCCGACCTGTTCCCGAAAGGGACCATTGACCGCCGAACGCGCCTCGTGCTCGCCAACGCGGTGTACTTCGAGGCGAACTGGGCCGATACCTTCGACGAGGCCGACACCGAACCGGGGGCGTTCACCGCGCTCGACGGGGCGACCGACGAGGTTCCGATGATGCGCCAGAAGACCGCCTTCCCGTTCGCCGAGGTCGACGGGGTGAAGGTGCTCGGACTGCCCTACGCCGGCGGGAACGCCGAGATGGCGCTGCTCCTGCCGCCCCGAGAGCGCTTCCGGGAGTTCGAGCGGAGTCTGGACGCCGACCGCCTGGCCGACCTCCTCGACGCCACCGAGGAGGCGAAAGTGGAGATGAGCGTTCCCCGGTTCGAGTTCCGGTCGAAGCTGAAGCTCGCGAAGCGGCTGGCGGCGATGGGGATGCCGACCGCGTTCACCCGGAACGCCGACTTCGACGGGATGGCGGAGGGCGACGCCGACGAGAATCTCCAGCTCGGTTCGGTGCTCCACGAGGCGTACGTCCGCGTCGACGAGCAGGGCACCGAGGCCGCCGCGGCCACCGGGGTCGAGGTCGTCAACACGAGCGCGGTCCTGAACCCGCCGACGTTCCGCGCCGACCGGCCGTTCCTGTTCGTCGTCCGCCACCGGCCCACCGGCGCGGTGCTGTTCCTGGGTCGGGTCGCTGACGCCGCGGCCGCCGCCTGACGTCGACCAGACACTCCCGCGGGGGACGCCGCCCGGAGCCGCCGAGACTGGGAGCCGGGCCGCCTGCGAGCAGTAGGACTTTTGACCGGCGGCCGTAACCGTTCTCTCATGAGCGACGCCCGCGAGATCCTGCTGACGAACGACGACGGGATAGAGAGTCCCGGAATCCGCGCCCTCTACGACGCCCTCTCGGAGGTCGGCAACGTCACGACGGTGGCGCCCGCCGACGACCAGAGCGCCGTGGGTCGGGCGATGACCTACGAGGTGCCGGTCGCCGAGCACGAACTCGGCTACGCCCTGGAGGGGACGCCCTCCGACTGCGTGGTCGCCGGCCTCGCCGAACTCGGCCCCTACCCCGACGTCGTGGTCTCGGGGTGCAACGAGGGCGCGAACATCGGCGCGTACGTCCTGGGCCGGTCCGGCACCGTCAGCGCCGCGGTCGAGGCCGCCTTCTTCGGGGTGCCCGCGATCGCGGCGTCGCTCCACGTCCCCCAGAGCGAGTGGCCCCGCGACACCGAGCCGGCCGAGTACGAGGAGGTCGCCGAGGCCGTGAAGTACCTGGTCGAGCGCGCGCCCGACGCCGGCGTCTTCGAGGACGCCGAGTACCTCAACGTCAACGCGCCGCTCCCCTCGGCGGGCCACACCCCGATGGTCGTCACCCGGCCCTCCCACGTCTACGACATGGACGCGACCGAGGAGGACGGCGTGGTCACGCTCCACGACCGCACCTGGCAGCAGATGGACAGCGACAGCCTGCCCGACCCCGAGGGCACCGACCGCCGGGCGGTCTACGAGGGCAAGATCAGCGTCTCGCCGCTGACCGCGCCCCACACGACCGAGCACCACGAGGCGCTCGACGACCTCGCCGACCGGTACTGAGGCGGCCGTCGGACCGCCGAAACCGGGCTTCAGGACCGACCGACGTCGGGACGTCGGATCCGGTCGGGAGGCTATCGCTACGCCATTTTCCGATGCTGCTCTATCTCGTCGAACAGCTCCGTCACGCGTTCTTCGATCTCGTCGCGGATCTCCCTGACGCGCTCGACGTCCCCTCCGTCGGGGTCGTCGAGCGCCCAGTCGCGAACGTCGACGTCGCCGCCGACCCCCCCGACGTCGAGCGTCGAACAGCCCATCGTCGCCACGTAGTCGCACGAGCGGAGTTCCTCGACGGATATCTCGCGGGGCGTGCGGTCCGAGAGGTCGAAGTCCTCCTCGGCCATCACGTCGACGACGACGTCGTGGACGCGGTCCGCGGGACGAGTCCCGCCGGTCAGGAGTTCGATCTCGTCTTCGAGGCCGCGGCGCTCGACCTCCCGCTCTGCGAACGCGAGCGACATCTGGCTCCGGCCGGCGTTCTGGACGCAGACGAACGCGACGCGGACGGGGCTGTTCTCGGGGTCGGAGTCGGTGGTGGATTCGCTCATGGGTGATATGAATCGGTTCGAGAATCAGTCGGAGTACGAGAGGCCGGGGGCGTCCGCGGGCTCGGCGAACAGGCGGTCCTTCGTCGCGAGCGCGACCCGGACCAGCGCGAGCATCACCGGCACCTCGATGAGCGGGCCGACGACCGTCGCGAGCGCGACGTTGCTCCCGATGCCGAAGACGGCGACCGCCACCGCGATGGCGAGCTCGAAGTTGTTCGACGCGGCGGTGAACGCGATGCTCACGCTCTCGGTGTAGTCGAAGCCGACGAGCGCGCTGACGCCGTACGCCAGGGCCCACAGGCCGACGAAGAAGATGAACAGGGGAATCGCGATGAGGACGATCTGGCCGGGGTTCGAGACGATGTAGTCGCCCTTGAGCGCGAACATCACGACGACCGTGAACAGGAGGCCGAGCAGCCCGAACGGGCTGATGCGCGGGACGAACCGCCGGTAGTAGGCCTCGCGACCGACGGTGCGGAACGCGACCTTCTGCGTGAGGTAGCCGAGCGCGAGCGGGAGGCCGAGGAACACCAGCACCATCTGGGCGATGAGTCCCATCGAGACGTCGACCGTCGTGCCGCGCAGGACGGTCAGGAACAGGAACGCGTACGGGACGAACAGCGCGATCTGGAGCAGGCTGTTCACGCCGACGCAGACCGCGCACATCTCCTGGTTGCCGGCGGCCAGCTCGTTCCAGACCAGCACCATGGCGATGCACGGCGCGATGCCGACGATGATGAGCCCGGTCACGAACTCGGGGTGTCCGCCGAGGAACGTCACGGCGAGCCCGTACATCAGGAAGGGCGCGACGAGCCAGTTGAACGCGAGCGTCAACCCGATCTCCTTGCGGGCCGTGCGCGTCACCTTTGGAATCCGACCGTACTCGATCTCGGCCATGATGGGGAAGATCATCACGAACAGCCCGAGCGCGATGGGGAGGCTCGTCCCGTGCCACGTCACCGCGTTGAGGACGTCCGCGACCCCGGGGACGAACCGGCCGAGCGCGACCCCGAGGACCATCGCGAGGCCGATCCAGACGGTGAGATACCGGTCGAGGACGCCGAGGTCGTCGCTCACGCCTCGTTCACCTCGCGGTCGGCGGTCGCGAAGAGTTCGTCGGCGAGCGCGGTCGCCGTGTAGTACCGCCAGTTCCCGTCCTTGCGCCGGGTGATGAGCCCGGCGTCCACGAGGTCCGAGAGGGCGTGGCTGACGGCGCTCTCGCTCACGTCCACGAGCGGTTCGAGCTCGCAGACGCAGAGCTCCTCCTCGGCGACGGCGAGCGCTCGCGCGAGACGGTACCGGGTCTCGTCGCCGAGCACCGCGAAGACGGGACGGATGCGGTCGTCGGCGAACGCCGAGTCCGCGAGCGACTGTAATTCGTCCAGCCGGCGGTCCACGTCGGCGTCGCAGCACTCGCCGAGTTCGTCGGCGAGGAGACGTCGAATCCGCGTCGTTGGCTCTGTCATCGGGCGCTGATTGAATCTTGGTTCAGATAATCGTTGCGGTCTGAACCGTTATTCAGATAGCCGCCGCTCGTTCTCGGCCGTCTGGGCTCACTGTCCGCACCGACGGGATCGAGCAGTAGCGCAGAGACGTCGGTTCGGCGTCCGATAACGGCACATCGGCGCGCATTTGACGGGACTCTCGCTGTTCGGACTCGTTCGAGTGGCCGAAACCCGCAACCCGAATCGGCGGGATGACTCCATTTTGGAGGACTGGTTCTATAGAGAACAAACGAGAGGGGCACCATTGCGCGGCTATCAGAGCTACTCGAATCCACTCGGAGAGAGCCACGCGAACACCACGGGCGATGCAGTCGCCCGTCTTCACCGGACGATAGTCACCGGCATCGGTGCTCGTCGCGTCACACGTTCAGCCACACTCCCGAGGACGAGTCGCGAAACCCCCTCGCGTCCGTGGCTGCCCATGATTACGTGATCAATCCCGTGTTCCTCCGCGTACTCCAGGATGGTGCGAGCAGGACGACCGTTTTCAGTGGCCGTCGTGAGTTCACAGTCGTATTCACCAGCCCGTTCTTCCGCGTCGGCACGGATCTGGTCGGCCCGTTCCGTCATTCGCTCGTACCACGTACTCGCCGCGGGCAGTCCCTCTGCCTCCGCCTCGTACACGGCGAGCATCGGATCTATCACGTAGAGAGCGGTTATCTGGTCGCCCGGGTGTTTCGTGATGGCCCGCTCGAGCGCTCGCTGAGAGAGGGGCGATCCGTCGTACGGAACGAGAATGTGCTCCCCCATAGTGGGAGATCGTCGTTGGGGGTGAAAAACCCACTCCACGTCTCGGAGGCGCCAGAAACCCAGAAGCAATTAGCCGAGAGCCGGTACACGTCCGGTGCAAGATGATCGAACAACTCCTCGGCGACGACGTCGAGTCCTCCGGGAGGTATCTCGCCGAAGTGATCTACGGGGCTAACGACGGAATCGTAACGACGTTTGCCGTCGTCTCGGGAGTCGCCGGGGCAGCGCTGAACCCCTCGATCGTGCTCGTTCTGGGCGCGGCGAATCTGTTCGCCGACGGGTTCTCGATGGGGATGAGTAATTACCTCAGTCGGCGATCGGAGCTGGATTACCAACAGTCGGTTCGAGAAGGCGGTGACAAGCCACCAGAAAGCTCGAGTGACGGGAAATCGCCGAGGCGAACCGCATTCGTCACGTTTCTCGCCTTCGTCCTTGCCGGGTGGGCTCCCCTGGTTCCGTACATCCTCGAACTCAGCCCCGCCTTCCCGCTCTCGATATCGTTCACCGGACTCGCGTTCTTCGTCGTCGGGGCGAGCCGGAGTCTGGTGACGCGACGACAGTGGTACGTGAACGGTGCCGAGATGTTCGTCGTCGGAATGACCGCCGCCGTGGTCGCCTACACCGTCGGGAACCTCCTCGGCGGTGTCGCCTGAGAAAGCTCCCGACGAGACTCTGAGAAAGCTCTCGACTGTGCGAGGCCACCGATGCGGCGGAGGGGAGTACGAAGATTCGCGAGTAGATACTTCCGACTGTGTCGTCAGTTGCCGCGAAGTCATGCTTCGATTCGGGGTACGAGACGGCTGTGGAACCGCGTTATCGTTCATCGAACGAGGAGCAAAAGAGTAACTGCCGAAGGAATATCTGGACCCAACCAGAAATAGAGGGAGTGAGACGGCCGAATTCTGCTACCTGCTCTCTCGTTACTCGACGTTGTTCAGCTCGATTACTCGGGGTACACGGTCGCATTCACTCTTCCGCTTCCGGATTAGCCGATCCGCGTCTGCCCCGACCGTCGTCGCCACAAGTCCCATTGTCGAAAAGCAAGATACTGCTTTGAGAGGGCTCGATGTGAACGACGAAGACGAAGAAACACCCAGAGTGCGTCCGAGCGATCGAGCGGCATCCGGAGCCCCGGCCGAGGGCTGGGCGCTCAGCGATCGCTTCGAGTGGGAGGAAATCCACCAGCGGCTCCTCGCGTCCGCCGAAGAGGCGATAGACAGTACCACCAGGGAGCTGTTCTTCAGCGGACTCACCGCAGGATTCGCGATCGTTCTGACGTTCATCGGGTACGCAGTGGGGAATGCAAATTTCCCGGACAACCCGTTCCTCGCCTCCGTGCTCTATCCGATCGGGTTCCTGTACATCATTCTGGGGCGGCACGAACTGTACACCGAGAACACGTTACCACCGGTCAAGCTGGTGTTGACCAGACTGGCCAGCCTCCCGCTACTGCTGCGCATGTGGGTCGTCGTGTTGGCAGCGAACATCGTCGGAGCGGGCATCGGCGCGTTCGTCCTCGCCAACACGCAGGTCCTCTCGCCCGAGGCGATGCGCGCGGGTGTCGGACTCGTTCACCACGGCCTCGAGACCGGATGGTGGGACGTGTTCTTCAAGGCAGTGTTCGCGGGGTGGCTCGTCGCCGGCGTCGTGTGGCTCGGCACCGCTGCGCACGATACCATCTCGCGCGTGGTGATCATCTACCTCGTCTTCTACACGATCCCCACCGTCGGCCTGTTCCACGTGATCTCCTCGGGAGCCGAGGCCCTCTTCTTCGTGTTCCTGGGCGTTCCCGGTCCAGGGGTGGTCGCGGTGTTCTACGAGTTCTGGCTCCCCGTGTTGCTCGGAAACACGTTCGGCGGTGCGGTCCTGGTCGCCCTCGTGAGCTACGCCCAGGCCGAACACCGGCGCTACCCCGAGATCCGCATCCTCTCCACGCGCGACATGCTGTTCAGTCTGAAGGGCGGTCGGCCCTTCGACACGCCGAGACCGGGAATTCGGCTGACCGAAGAGGACGAGGACACCGGGACGAGAGAGGGCTGAGCGACTCACGGAGGCGGTCAGTCTCGGCGTCTCCCTTCCTTCGACGGTGCGTCCGAACCAGCGATGTCCACTACTGGCTCTCCCGCTGCTCCACCTCGTTCAACTGAATAACCCACCGAACACGAGTTCGTGCATTTTTCCGCTTCCTCGCTGAGTCTGGTGACTCTCATCTCGAGGAGGACGTGTGCGGTTTCGTTCTCGGTTACCGTATCGTGCAGAACTCTCCCCTGTCACCGGCAAGGCCCACCCTCCAATCGGGGGACGAGGTTCAGCAGCGACTGACTCAAAAGGCTGAACGACTAACCAGAATCCGTGTCCATCGAAGCCTCCTTCACTATCGACCAGGCCGATTTCCCGCTGAGCGCCGTCTTCGCACAACTAACTGACGCCACCATCGAACTCGACCGAATCGTCCCCACGAGTAAGGCCGTCATCCCCTACTTCTGGATTTACGCCGATGACACCGCCTCCTTCACCACCGACTTGAGCGACGACATCGGGATTGATCAGGTGTCGATAATCGACGAAGTGGAGGGACAGATGTTCGTTCGTGTCGACTGGAACCTCGACCACGAGAGCGTTCTCACGGCGATCGTCAACACCGATGTCACGCTTCTTTCTGGGATGGGAAATCAGGAACAGTGGACATTCGAAGTGCGCGCGAACGAACAGCAGGAACTCTCCGAGTTCCAAACGTACTGTCAAAAACACGATATCCCGATAGAACTCACCCAGCTTCACGCGCTCGCGTCACTCACGTCGGATCGAGAGTACGACCTCACGGAGGGCCAACGCGAAGCGATAGTCCTGGCGTATTCCAAAGGGTACTTCGACGCGCCGCGCGCCGCCACCCAAGATGATATTGCAGACGAACTGGGAATCACCCGGCAGGCGGTCTCTTCACGGCTACAGCGCGGCCTTCGACGACTCGTGGCAAGCGCACTCGTTACCCCACAAGAGTGACTACTTAAAACGCACCATAAAGGGATGTTGCGCACGCAATAACCACCCTCAACCAGTTGTGAGGCCTGTGCTAGGGTAATGAACTCAACGCAGGATACGTACGGATGTCTCGAACTCGTAGACTCCATGTCGACCATTGAGTTCGATGCGAATCGAGAACTGTTTCAGGCAGTGTACGATAGAAATCAAGATTCGGTGAGTCTGGCAGTGGTTGCACTGGTAGCGACCGCCCTCGACAAAGAACCCGACCATCTGGCTCCGCTGTATTCCTCGATCGGTGTAGATGCATTCGAGGGACGATTCCGAGGGACAACCAACACTCGGCGGGGACACATTTCGTTCAACTATGAGGGGTTCGAGGTGACCGTGTTCGGTGACGGAAAGATAGAGGCGGACCCACTGGAGACCAACGCAGTTGGCGTCGCTGGAGAGAATGAGGAAGATTGAGCGGGAAGCAACGAGTGACGGAGACCTCGAAATGGCTCTCCGAGAACAACAGCAACGGGTGTTGGCTGGGTTGGACGAGGAGAAAACGCTGGACGCTACACCAATCATCCGGCATGATGAGAGCCTGAGTTGCGAGGAGTATCTCACCCTTGTTTACGAACTCCACCACGTCCATCTTCCCAAGCTACAATCGGATGGCCTGGTCGAGTTTGACCGACGAGAGGACGAGGTGACGCGAGGGGCACAATTCGAGAAAAAGCGCCCATCCATCAAATCCGGGGACAAAAGCTGAAAAGGGTATCCGATCTGGATGTCGGGACGCGAGAGGTCTACTCACGTACCCATCTCTGGGATTTCGCTCTCGGCTTGTCTGTACGGACGCCAGCCCTTTACTGGGGGAGCGAGACAGACCGACAATGGCTACCGAAGCGACGTTTACCGTCCCGTCCGACCAGTTCCCTCTGGGAACCGTGTTCAAACGATTACCGGGAGTGACGGTCGAACTCGAGCGAATCATCCCGGCCCAAGACGTCGTGATTCCCTATTTCTGGGTTCGGGGGACCGAAGTCGACGACATCGAAGTTGCGTTTCTCGACCATCCGGGCGTGGAGAACATTCACCTCGTCGATTCCGTCGCAGACGAGTACCTGTTGCGCGTCGAGTGGACGTTGAACTACGACGGCGTACTGAGCACGCTGATGGAAACGCAAGTGCCGCTCATCAAGGCCGTCGGCACGAACGAACAGTGGACGTTCGATGTTCGGGGTGACGACCGACGCGACATCGCGGCGTTTCAGGAGCGGTGTCGCGAGTTAGACATCCCGATTACGCTCACCAAACTGCACGCGCTCACGCCCATCGAGTCGGAGGCCGAGACCGCACTCACAGACACCCAACAGGAGGCGCTGGTACTCGCGTACGAGCGGGGTTACTTCAACACCCCACGCGACGTGACGATGGCCGACCTCGGCGACGAACTCGGCATCTCACAGCAGGCGGTTGCATCCCGACTCCGACGCGGGATCAGTTCGATTCTCGGCAGTTCGCTGGCCGAACTCCGCCCACCGGACTGAACACCACTTAAACGGTTTGTGTACCCAAAAACAGCGGTGAACCGCGTAGGCAGATTACAGAAGCGTATGGTTGGGACACTTGAACTGGACACGGTTCTCGACGTCTGTGAACACAAGCATCGTCGCATCGTCCTGGCGGCACTCGCAGATCAGCACCAGTCGTTCTCGATAGACGACCTTACAAACGCAATCGTCAAACACGATCATCACACACCACCGTCAGAGGCTGCCGACGAGACAATCACGAAGATTCGGACCGGCCTGCACCACGTCCATCTCCCGATGCTAGCCGAGGCCGGACTCATCCAATACGACCCCGAGCGACAGTTGGTGGAGCCAACAGCTCAGCTTGATCGAGCAGAGTCCCACCTGTCGGTGGTTCTCGCTGTGGATTCTGAGCTTCAAACACCACTCGAGGGGTCCTAACCACCACACGGTGACGACCAACGACACCACACGCGTCGATGGCGCTCCACGCACGTAACTGAACAAAAACGAGCGATCGGAGCACTCACCAGGGCACTCGAGACTGAAGATTTGGACGAAAAGGACTACCAGATTCGGGAAGCCTTACAACTGCTCGGCATCGAAAATCGGTAGATCTGCAACACACATTGATCGTACTCTTGGCGGGATTCGTGTTGCTGAAGTGAGAATCCATCCGACTGCAAGTGGGTTCGTTGAGCCGCTAGCGGTACTCTCAGCGACTACTCTCGCGATAGTTCCGTATTCCGCTCAAATAGCATCGACGGAAGCGCAACTGCCGGAAGAATATTTGACTAATCGATCGACAATAGAGGCCCTGAAACAGCCGAATTCGACTACGCTTGTTCTTTTGTTCGACCTCGTTCAGGTCTCGGACTACGCTACACAGGCGGCTATCTACATCGCTTTCGCTTGAGGTGCATTTATGTCAACTGCACTGGTATAAAACGGTATGCGCCTCGTCGACCGGGTCGTCAATCAAAGTAGTTTAGACCTCATGGAATTGGTCGGTGCAGTTCTGCTCGCATTGCTCATCGTCGCACCAATCGTGTACATCGCATTTTACCGGGTCGTGAACTTCCTGATTGCCGCCGCTGGCGTGAGGACGCCAGTTCCGCTGTCCATAGCCGGCGCGATTTTCGTCACTGCCGTGTTCACGGCCGTCTGGAGTGCCTTCCGGGTGGTCGAGTGGCACTACACCTGAACATCCGCAGTCGATAGCGCCGCGTTCGGTGTTACCTGCTCTCACGTTGCTCCACTTTGTTCAGCTCTATCAGCAGCCTGAAGATGGCCTTGACCAGGTTCGCGTCGACGTCGAACTGCTCGGCGTTCTCGCCGGCGCGGTCCATCACGCGCTGCTCCTGGTCCTCGTCGGTCGTCGGCATGTCGCGCT containing:
- a CDS encoding LLM class flavin-dependent oxidoreductase, with the translated sequence MSSDYIHLNLFTMNSVEHVTTGNWRTPGDQSYRYKDTEYWLDVARTAERGGFDGVFFADVRGVYDVYGGDRETAIENAIQTPSNDPAYLMPAMASVTDHLGFAVTKSTSYNHPYQLARELSTLDHVTDGRVAFNIVTSYLESAARNLGVDERMDHDERYDRADEFMDVCYALWEESWDDDAVVRDRDSGVFTDPEGVDTIDFEGEFFDVPGPHGCEPSPQRTPVLYQAGSSDRGRAFAADNAEAVFVSQPTEQGVRDYIEDMRERAADRGRDPDDLRFFPGIVPVVGETEEIAREKYEAYAANVDTEATLALLSGFIDLDFSELDPDQNVEHIETDAIQGAINAFTKNDPDRDWTVAEVAEFAGLGTTSPVVAGSPEQVADELQHWYEDVGVDGFNVKEVVRPGTLRDFVDMVVPELRERGLVRERYEGETLRENLFEEAGRTKLADDHPARKH
- a CDS encoding YccF domain-containing protein translates to MATQNQQHGTRERSLVVRAAWYVFVGWWATGLWLSVAWLLNLSVVGLPLGIKMINKVPKVLTLKAEANSGLVDRRAGSDQPSLVVRAAYFVFVGWWASGVWMGAAYLVSLTVVGLPLAIVMYNKLPYVTSLYRY
- a CDS encoding serpin family protein yields the protein MDRRSLQPNANRRRLLSTLAGAGAAGLAGCLSADSAPSAATGPDPANSPELSGPDDGALPDVDAPTDEYVAGNTDFGFALLDRLADDAPNENRFVSPYSIGVALAMTYAGARGGTRREMAETMRFRPTGEVLHESVAALRADLPLGDEESSESEQTTAGSQSDDGAPFRLRGANALWGQADYPFREEFLTTLERYYGAGLGRVDFRKNPGEARKAINGWVADRTEERIPDLFPKGTIDRRTRLVLANAVYFEANWADTFDEADTEPGAFTALDGATDEVPMMRQKTAFPFAEVDGVKVLGLPYAGGNAEMALLLPPRERFREFERSLDADRLADLLDATEEAKVEMSVPRFEFRSKLKLAKRLAAMGMPTAFTRNADFDGMAEGDADENLQLGSVLHEAYVRVDEQGTEAAAATGVEVVNTSAVLNPPTFRADRPFLFVVRHRPTGAVLFLGRVADAAAAA
- the surE gene encoding 5'/3'-nucleotidase SurE, coding for MSDAREILLTNDDGIESPGIRALYDALSEVGNVTTVAPADDQSAVGRAMTYEVPVAEHELGYALEGTPSDCVVAGLAELGPYPDVVVSGCNEGANIGAYVLGRSGTVSAAVEAAFFGVPAIAASLHVPQSEWPRDTEPAEYEEVAEAVKYLVERAPDAGVFEDAEYLNVNAPLPSAGHTPMVVTRPSHVYDMDATEEDGVVTLHDRTWQQMDSDSLPDPEGTDRRAVYEGKISVSPLTAPHTTEHHEALDDLADRY
- a CDS encoding arsenate reductase/protein-tyrosine-phosphatase family protein, with amino-acid sequence MSESTTDSDPENSPVRVAFVCVQNAGRSQMSLAFAEREVERRGLEDEIELLTGGTRPADRVHDVVVDVMAEEDFDLSDRTPREISVEELRSCDYVATMGCSTLDVGGVGGDVDVRDWALDDPDGGDVERVREIRDEIEERVTELFDEIEQHRKMA
- the arsB gene encoding ACR3 family arsenite efflux transporter translates to MSDDLGVLDRYLTVWIGLAMVLGVALGRFVPGVADVLNAVTWHGTSLPIALGLFVMIFPIMAEIEYGRIPKVTRTARKEIGLTLAFNWLVAPFLMYGLAVTFLGGHPEFVTGLIIVGIAPCIAMVLVWNELAAGNQEMCAVCVGVNSLLQIALFVPYAFLFLTVLRGTTVDVSMGLIAQMVLVFLGLPLALGYLTQKVAFRTVGREAYYRRFVPRISPFGLLGLLFTVVVMFALKGDYIVSNPGQIVLIAIPLFIFFVGLWALAYGVSALVGFDYTESVSIAFTAASNNFELAIAVAVAVFGIGSNVALATVVGPLIEVPVMLALVRVALATKDRLFAEPADAPGLSYSD
- a CDS encoding metalloregulator ArsR/SmtB family transcription factor, yielding MTEPTTRIRRLLADELGECCDADVDRRLDELQSLADSAFADDRIRPVFAVLGDETRYRLARALAVAEEELCVCELEPLVDVSESAVSHALSDLVDAGLITRRKDGNWRYYTATALADELFATADREVNEA
- a CDS encoding universal stress protein, whose protein sequence is MGEHILVPYDGSPLSQRALERAITKHPGDQITALYVIDPMLAVYEAEAEGLPAASTWYERMTERADQIRADAEERAGEYDCELTTATENGRPARTILEYAEEHGIDHVIMGSHGREGVSRLVLGSVAERVTRRAPMPVTIVR
- a CDS encoding VIT1/CCC1 transporter family protein yields the protein MIEQLLGDDVESSGRYLAEVIYGANDGIVTTFAVVSGVAGAALNPSIVLVLGAANLFADGFSMGMSNYLSRRSELDYQQSVREGGDKPPESSSDGKSPRRTAFVTFLAFVLAGWAPLVPYILELSPAFPLSISFTGLAFFVVGASRSLVTRRQWYVNGAEMFVVGMTAAVVAYTVGNLLGGVA